The genomic stretch ATGAATTCCAGGAACTCTGTGAGAGAGGGGCAGGCATAGGTCAGAGGTCGGGGCTGGGCAGGGCATGGGCAGTGGGGATTCAGCACACCCCTACTCACCGTCATAGTCAATGCGGCCATCGTTGTTCTTGTCACCATCCTTCATGAGCTCCTCAATGTCGTCCTCTGTGATGGTCTCACCCGTAGCCTGAAGCATGATCTTCAGCTCCTCCAGGTCGATGTAGCCATCAGAGTTTCTGCCAGTTGGGTGAGGGGGGCCTCAGAGCCCATGgtaggggcagggggaggggaagaggcagcCCTGCTCAAGACCTCGGGAAGTAAGGAAGGGCCACTGGGAGATGGGACATCCCATCCCACATTGCACAGAACGGGAGACTGAGGCCTCGAGGTCACAAGACTGTCCCCGTCTGCCCAGCTCCGCCAGGGTCAGGGTCAGAGGTCAAGGGTCACACACTCACTTGTCAAACATGCGGAAGAGGTCAGAAAGCTCCTCCTCAGACTTTCCTTTGCTGTCATCCTTCATGCACCGAACCATCATGACCAAGAACTCATCAAAGTCCACTGTGCCACTGCCTGGGGGGGGTGGGCAGCACAGCCGTTGGAGAGCAACGGTCAGAATGGCTGACACTGTCCTTGACACTAGACCCCACTGTTCTCACTGCATCCTCATAGCAACACTGTGAGACGAGTGTGGTCattgtgcccattttatagatgatatggccaaggctcagagaggctaaacaGCTCCTTTAAGGGCACAGagtaataagtggcagagccaggatgcagGTCCCCAGAGATTTGGGGGCACTATGGGTCTGGGGCCGGGACAGGGGGGCAAAGGGGCTCACCATCCTCATCCACCTCATCAATCATGTCCTGCAGCTCCTCAGGTGTGGGGTTCTGCCCCAGCATCCTCATCACTTTGCCCAGCTCCTTGGTGCTGATGCAGCCATCCTCAGCACCCAGCACGAAGATGTCAAAGGCTGCCTTGAACTCTGCGTCCAATAGGAGAGGAAGGGAAACAGAGCAGCCAGGGCTCAGCAGCCAAGAACCTGGAAGGCCAGACCCCTAGGGCTACCTGCTAACCTGCCCACTTCCCTCTGAGACCTCTGAGGTCACAGGGAGAGGGACCCCAGCCTCTGGCCTCCAGCCTGGGATCCTCATGCTCCCCCAGCCCGGCTCTGCTGTTCCCCCACATGCGTGTTGGGGTACTCACCATTTTTCTGCTCTTCTGTCAGCTGCTCTACCTAGAGAGGAAAAGAGGTCTCAGGACCAGGCTCAGGCCTTAACTGCTGTCGAGGAAACCAACCCATTCCACAGGTGGGAAGACTGAAGCCCGGAAGAGGCAGGCCATTCCCAGGTCACAGAGCAGAGGCCTCAGTTCTCCCTCCTAGGCCCCAGAATCCTGAGGTGACCCAGCTGGCCTCACTGAGACTGGGCTCAGGGCCAGGGTGACAGGTGGGCACCCCCTCCAGGAGTAAGGTGACCCTGAGTAACAATAGTCAGTGACCACTCAACGCCCTttcgcccccaccccccaccgaaACCCAAGCTGGGTGGCCTGAGAGACAGCTGTCCCTCAGGTTGGGACAATAAAACCAGTGCAGGGGTGGGCAAAGCCACCCACTGTAACCTGACCGGAGCGGCCACTGGGCTATTTTTAACAGGGGACAAAGTTAAACCTGGTGATTGTTCTGGGGACTCTGGCATGCAGGGGTGGGGCAGTGTTATCTGGCCCCCTGGCCTGCTGGTGCCTCAGGAGCCAAAATTAGTCCCTGGCCCTGCCAGGCCTTGTATGGGCACAGGGTGGAGGGAtggtgtccccccacccccgagctCCACGGACTCCTGCAGGATAGGCAGGGGCACCCCCATAGCCAGCCATAGcccttccctgcccaggaatgGGGCCACATTTcccagggctgagggaggggtTCCCTTGTGGACAGCTGTCTGTGTCAGATGTCCTTGTCTCTGTGCTGGGGGTAGGTCAGCAACACGCCCCCTCCCGAGATAGGATAGCATCTGAAGCCCCTCAGCGGCCCCAGCAGGGACTTGGGGTGACCACCCGCTAGCCCTTACCCCTGGCTAAGCCACTGAGCCCTGAGCCTGCCAGGCCGGATGGGGGCTGGGGCCGCAGTGCCCTGCTCCTTCTTCCCATTCACTCCTTGCCTGCTTCACACTTCAAAGCCCCTTCTCCAGCTCAGGACTCTGGCTCTGTAGCCCCCTTCTCACAACCCGTCCCACCCTCCACAGCATCTTCAGCCAGTCAAGAgactggagggggtgggggattgGGAGTGTGTGAGAAGCAGAATGTGAGGGACAGAGATGGGGGGCAGGGAAACAGCGACAGAGCCTCAGAGGAAGAGCCTGGGAggaacaaagagacagaaagagactgGGAAAGCGACCAGAGACACCAACGCAGAGAGATGTGGCCCGGAGACAATGACACAGACTATAGATGTTTGGAGACAGGTCTAGACGTGATGCGAAAGCTTCGACATCCTGTTCCACCACCCTGCACAGCTCCCGCAGACCCTAAACTCACCCCTTCCACACCCGGAAACACCAGACCCACCGTCCCCTTGAAGGCCTGGGCTGAAAGTATGTGGGTCCTCTCCTGGGTCCCCACCACCTCCTGGGGGTGACCTTGCACCCCATCCCGAGCTGAATGAGCCCCCAGTGGGCcaacccaccccagccctgcccagaccCATCCCTCACCGCAGCCTTGTAGATGTCATCCATACTGGCGGCTCACAGGGCAGGCTGCTGGGGTTGCCAGCAGCCCTGGGCTTAAATAGCCCTGCCCCATCTCATTCCCCGCCCAGCCCACCCCTGCCTGCAGTAtcctccactccctccccccGGCTCTGGTGATCTCACACTGGCCTGAGTCCTGTGTCCTCTGCCCAGGGCAAGGAGCCGATGAAGGGCTACAAGGACCAGGTCTCTTTTCCTCTGTCCCCCATTCCCCCAGGGGACTCTCTGGAAAGGTTTTAATGAGTGAAAACGTGAGCCCAGGACAGGACAGGAGCTGCAATGTAGTGGGCCTCAGGTCAGGCCCCTATACACATTAGCTCAACTCCTATCCAACCAGGGAGGTGGGTGAGGCTCCTGGGGGGTTGGCGACTTGCTCAAGGTCTGTCTGACTTGGTAGCTCCTGCCTTAAGTTAAACCTCTCTGGAGTAGGGGCAGCAGTATGCAAGAAGAGGCTGGGAGTGTAGGACCGTTCCAAGAGAAGCCTCGAATGCCAAGCTCAGAGTATGGTGCTGTGGAACTGGTGGAGAAGGAAGGCACTGACTTACCTCAGAAGAGTGTGGTCTGGAGCCCTTCTGCCAAGGGTGCCAGAGGAGCCATGCCCAAGACCTCTCATCTCCCCAGGGAGAAAAGTACTAGCTCTAGGCTTGACTGCACTcaatcagtcattcaacaaatactgatacACTAACAGATGCTCCATCTGTGTAAGACTCTCCCCCTCCCGTTCCATTACCACCTCTCTTTTCTAGACCTGGGTCTTCCCCTGAGTTAGGGctgcttctctgtgcttcctctttCCAGTACTGTAGTTCCTGGGTCCAGGACCAGGCTGTTGCCCCCTCATTTTGAGCTCTGGTAGGACACCATCTGGGGGTCTTGTGCCAGATGGCCAGCACATATCCCTTCCTTCCACCTAACCCTTCACCTCCTTCACACAGAGCCTACACCAGTTCCCTGCCCTGCCTGACAGGCATTGCATGGATTAACCCACTCAATTCTCTAGAAACCCATGTGACAGAGATCTCCGAGTCTCGGAGAGGTTAAGAAATAGCCCAGAGTTCTTCTGTCCTGCTCGGGCTCCAGGCACAGATCcgattttccttctctctcaacCCTCTCGTGGTCTCCAGGGAATGAGCCCAAGAGCCAGGTGAGATGTGGTTACTGTTTCTTATCtggagagggaaactgaggccaggcgTGGCAGTGACTTGCTTCGGGTAGCCTGGAAGGTGCGGGGCCATCGCACCTCCCTTCCTGGGCACCTAGCGGCAGTGCCCAGAGCAGTCCCCGCATAGGCCCTCAGTTTCTCCCACGCTGCAAAGAGCGCGGCAGGCGGTGCCACGCAGGTAGCGGTTACGCAAGAGGACAGTCCCCGGCGTCCTGCGCACGCGCGCCGCTGGCAGCTGCTGTCAATTACGCGCGAAGCGGGGAGTGGGGCGGGGGCGCGAGAAGGCGGCGGGGCCAAGATGGCTGCACGGcgcgcggcgggggcggggggcggcgggggcctGGGGGCGGTGGGACGCTGACCCCGCCCCCTGCTGCTGCCAGTCTgcgccgggcggcggcggcgaccgAAGCCGGAacatggcggcggcggcgcgcaGCTTTGGTCCCGAGCGGGAGGCCGAGCCGGCCAAGGAGGCGCGCGTCGTGGGCTCTGAGCTCGTGGACACGTATACGGTGTGCTGGGGGCTCGGGCGCCCGAACTGGGGGTGGCGGCTGGAACCCGGAGTCTGAGTCGGGGGTGTTGGGGAGGGCGTCTGAGCCCCGCAActggggagctgggggcaggCGGGCTGCGATTTTGAGGAGGGGGCCTGGGATGGCGGAATCTGGGGAAGGGGCCTGGGCCGCGCAGCTCCGGAAAGAGGGtcttggggtggggcccagggagGGGGCTTGGGAAGGGTACACGTTTAGAAAAGGAGGCTAGGGTTGAGGAGAATCAGGGGATAAAGGGGGTCTGCGGAAGAGGGGAGTCAGGTTGAGGCGGAGGCCCCTCTAGATCCTCTAGGCTTGGAGGGGCGCCGGCCTGGGAGGACGTGACAGGGTGTCCTGGAGGAGGGGGATTAAGGAGTGGGGGCTTTGATGGATGGAATCAGGGGAAAGGGTCAGGGCGCTGCAGGCTGTGAAgaaggagagggggcggggccttgATTTGGGGGGGCCTAGGGGTTGCAGTTGAGATTTGCTCAAAAAGTGAATGAGGGATCTGGGGCCTTCGCGCTGAGGCAGAGACaagaatgggggaggggtggggcgcAGACACCGGGAACTGAGGGGGGGTGGCTCAGGCCTGAAAAGCAGAGACCCAGGAACCTTAGGGCTCTTCGTGGCTTTAGAGTGTGCGGGAGAGTTGGGGCAGCGTACCGCCCACGCCCGCTTCAAGGCTGTGGGGGAGATGGACAGAAAAGGGGGGCAGTTGCGGACTGTGAAGGAGTTGGAGGCCCACCGGGGTCTGGATGGGGTTGGGCACCAGGCCTGTGGGCCTCGGAGGCTGCCTAGCAGGGACTGGCCCCAAGGTGCGGGCATCCTGAGCACCTCCCAGCCTCCTGTCCTTTGTTCTCggagggtggggggggtgggggcttTGGCCCTGCCTTCACCCCACCCCCTTGGCCCTCATCCTAACCCTCCTCCTGAGGGTCATTTTTCtggctctttctcttttcctgggcgggaagagggggagggaagcTGCCCGGCtgtggagaggggctgggggcggATCTTGGAGCAACAGGCCGGCCCTGGAGAAATGGCTGCTCCTCCTGGGAGGCTTCAGCAGAGTTGATTattttctcctcccccttccctgcgTCCTGCAGAGAGGGGCGGGACCTTAGGACCAGGGGGCCTCATCCAGGTGAGGGTTGAGGTCTCTGAGCTGTTGGGTGGTTGGCCGTCACGCGTGCACTGCATGCAGCTGGAGGGTTAGCTCCAAAAAGCCTCCTCATTGCACAGGGCTGAGTCCCTCCTCTGAATGGGTGTCAGGGGAGGTGGTGATCCAGGCGGACTGGACGGTACTGTTTCGTGTCCTTTTGTCCGGGTATGCTGATTTGAGTATTATCAACACACCTACCTTTGGTTGAACGCTTGCTACATGTCAGGCCCTTTACAAGGCATTTTGCGTGCATTACCTTTGATTCTTAAACCTAGCAGATTTTAAGCtggaggaactgaggctcagacaacTTAAGGCTCCCAGTCACTTATATAAGTGACATAAATAACCCATAGCCAGGAAATGGCAGAACCAGATTTTGAACACAGGTCTTCCTTGACTCTACGGCCTGTTCCGTTCTGATAGGGCTTAATTGTCCATCACtgcttccccctgcccccccccccccatcagCTTCTTAGTGCCTTGACTCCTGGCTCAGCAGCAGAAATCACAGCCCTGAAGCAGCTGAAAGCATTGGAAAAGGACTTGATTCTAGGATACAGTCAGGGCACCTGGGAAAGAATTAGAGCAGAAAAGCTGGTCCTGCCAAACCTGACCCTGTTTTGCCTCTCTTAGAAGGAATGGCCTTCCTTTCCTGCAGCTCAGGTTGGATTGGGCTTTGACTTACATGAGGCTGGagttaaaaaactaaagagatgGCTTGATATGATAGCCACCTTTTCTGTTTCTCACTGTTGGACAGAGCTCAGACTTATCCCATGTGCCTGCCAGGTCCAGTGCTAGGGCCATGGAGGAGAGAGGGCCTTGCTGCTCATAAGGgtcaggtgcagaagctggtggGCAAGAGCAGCTTAACTTTGGCTTGGGGGTTGGGAGGGGGTCTGGGTGTGCCACAGCTATCGTTAAGGGTAGGATGGCACTTTCCTTACTGCTGGCTGGGCAAGGGCTATCGGTTTTTCCTTTTAGGTTTACATCATCCAGGTTACTGATGGCAGCCATGAGTGGACAGTCAAGCACCGCTACAGCGATTTCCATGACCTACATGAAAAGGTAACCCTTGAGAGCTGGGGTCCTGTGTCTCAGGGCTTGGGGGCTTTTAGGCCAAGCTCCCATTGTGCCTGTTTTAGGGCAAAACAGGCTCTGTGCCAGTTACATTAATAAACTGGTTTATTAATGTAACTGGCAAAAAAACTGGTGGATTCTGGGAGTTCAACCCTTGCATAAGATAGTGTGCAAGGAGCATATCTGAACTTTAGTTTTAAGATTGTCAGTTGTAGCTTGGATGTGAGATGCTGGGACAGTTTCCCGCGGAGGGAACAGGCTTGAACTTGTTCCATCTGACTATACCTATTCCAGAACCTATGCTTTAATATCTGACTGTGattccatttcttcctttgcGTTTGGAGAGAGCTGCCTTTCTCTGGGTCATTTGCAGCACATGTATTTTGTTCTGGTTTGGAGAAGATAGTGGTTTTAGGGGCCTTGAGGTATTATTTTCCTAAATGTCTCCAAAGCCTCCAGATGGAACTCCTCATCTGGAATTGTATTGGTATTTCTAGTGCTAATTAAACTTGAGGCCAAATCCCAGGTGCAGCAGTTTGATCATTAATTCTGGTACTACTGCCAGGAGGGGCTGTGGAAGTCATAATAAGCACCTGCCCTCAGGCTGGTTGCCTTGGCCTTGCACATTTACAGAACCTCTTGGTCTGTGGTTGACATTATGTTTGCTTACAGCTCGTCACAGAGAGGAAGATCGATAAAAGTTTGCTTCCGCCCAAAAAGATAATTGGGAAAAACTCCAGGAGCTTGGtggaaaagagggagaaggatCTGGAGGTCTACCTGCAGACACTCCTGGCCACCTTCCCTGACGTGGCCCCCAGAGTGCTGGCCCACTTCTTGCATTTTCACTTCTACGTAAGTTTCTCTTGGGTTTTCTCCTTTGCctacaaacccacagccaccaGAACTCCAGGCAGCAAACCCTTGTAAACCTCAGCTTTGAGGAGAggtgggctggagctggagcctgAGGTTAGAAGATGGAGGAGCACCCTGGTGGGGTTGGGGTACGGATAGAAGCGTGTTCATCAACGGATTTGCCTTAAATTAGACTATTGGCTGTGGAGCGGTTTTCCTCCACCACAGGGTGTTCTGTTTAGCATAAATGGCCTTTGGGTTTTTGAGCTACGTTCCATCCAAATGGATGGGGTTAGATCAGAAACAGCTGACACTCGGCATCGACTGTTGAGTTGTTGGTTCCCAGCTCAAAACTAATTAAGGGATCAGTCTGTGTTGGCAGAATATTGCCATCTTAGGGCATCGTCAGGGTCCAGGGTGCCGAGTGAGAGTAGATGGCTTCCTCCAG from Mesoplodon densirostris isolate mMesDen1 chromosome 10, mMesDen1 primary haplotype, whole genome shotgun sequence encodes the following:
- the TNNC1 gene encoding troponin C, slow skeletal and cardiac muscles, producing the protein MDDIYKAAVEQLTEEQKNEFKAAFDIFVLGAEDGCISTKELGKVMRMLGQNPTPEELQDMIDEVDEDGSGTVDFDEFLVMMVRCMKDDSKGKSEEELSDLFRMFDKNSDGYIDLEELKIMLQATGETITEDDIEELMKDGDKNNDGRIDYDEFLEFMKGVE